A section of the Chryseobacterium ginsenosidimutans genome encodes:
- a CDS encoding SDR family NAD(P)-dependent oxidoreductase: MKEYILITGASSGIGYHMAIQLAEKEKNLILVARSEEKLKVLQEELTSLYPISVYYIVKDLSKEDNAIALYNEVQEKNLLVAALVNNAGVGGYGEFINTSLEEELKMIDLNISSLVALNKLFAKDMVERKSGRIMNIASLMSFLPLPYYSVYSATKAFVLAFTETLAAELEGTGVVVTALCPGPIDTGFNTKEMMTTNVLKTNKPVHPEVVADAGVKLLLYGKGKKIVGSMNWFISNLPRVTPDFLMMKIKKHLASQR; this comes from the coding sequence ATGAAAGAATACATATTGATCACCGGAGCATCATCCGGAATCGGTTATCATATGGCAATACAGCTTGCCGAGAAAGAGAAAAACCTGATTCTTGTGGCAAGAAGTGAAGAAAAACTGAAAGTACTGCAAGAAGAATTGACAAGTTTATATCCAATCTCAGTGTACTATATCGTCAAAGATCTTTCAAAGGAGGATAACGCCATTGCATTATATAATGAAGTTCAGGAAAAGAATCTTCTGGTGGCAGCTCTCGTCAATAATGCAGGCGTTGGTGGTTACGGAGAATTTATTAACACATCATTGGAAGAAGAACTGAAAATGATCGATTTGAATATTTCCAGTCTCGTTGCGCTCAACAAATTGTTTGCAAAAGATATGGTGGAAAGAAAATCGGGTAGGATTATGAATATAGCTTCTCTGATGTCCTTTTTGCCCTTACCGTATTATTCGGTTTATTCTGCAACGAAAGCTTTTGTTCTTGCGTTTACGGAAACTCTCGCTGCCGAACTTGAAGGAACAGGTGTTGTTGTCACCGCTCTTTGTCCGGGACCGATCGATACAGGTTTCAATACAAAAGAAATGATGACAACAAACGTTTTGAAAACCAATAAACCTGTTCATCCCGAAGTGGTGGCAGATGCAGGTGTTAAGCTTCTTTTGTATGGTAAGGGTAAAAAGATTGTTGGTTCAATGAATTGGTTTATTTCAAATCTTCCTAGAGTGACTCCTGATTTTTTAATGATGAAAATTAAAAAGCATTTGGCAAGTCAGAGATAA
- a CDS encoding efflux RND transporter permease subunit, whose protein sequence is MKITNFAVKNYQFTLIMFLMVSVVGLLTLFTMPRAEDPATHPPQYLITVIYPGTSPKDMEEQVVKPIENKIYGLENIDKILTTVEDGVAAFQVKFKYGVDVDNKYQEISTEINALKNSELPKDIYQIKTEKISSSDVKILQVALVSENASEKKLQDEADKLKMKLEKITNLKNVKYSGIPEQEIRVDLKMDKLAQLRIPLNVVMGSLQSEAADIPGGSIDMDTKVFNVKTSGKFKNEDDVANTVIYNANGKIVYLKDIAEVGYKSQVVDHITRINGHRCVLVTAGMKDNVNITDVQKEYLPIVEEFSKELPENIKLVKNFDQANMVSQRLGHLGFDFGLAILLVIITLLPLGSRASVIVMISIPLSLALGLIAMNALGFTLNQLSIVGLVVALGLLVDDSIVVVENIERWLREGHSKKEAVLKGTQQIGMAVVGCTATLIIAFLPLAFLPDVSGEFIRSLPMAVITSVLASMLVALTLVPFLGSRFMKTHDHAGGNIFLQYLQKFLTNSYKGIMPKALKYPKITISISVALSLLAFGLFSFTGFKLFPTSEKPMFLINIKTPLQSNIMESDRVSRIVESELKEHKEIKYYTANVGKGNPQIYYNVHPQDRKPDFAQIFVQLDDEAKPSTKTALIETLRKKFSTMPYAKVEVKDFEQGTPLEANIVVRLFGDDQQVLRKLSCQVENILRKQEGTVYINNELNTYKTDVKIKINKEKARTLGVLTSEVDKVIRLAVAGLPVGDYIDDRGDSRSVTLTLPRDKFSNLDALKNLYVNNLQGTPIALNQIATVSFETSPTAINHFNKSRFAKVSAMSAKGYYANDLLVEIIPQLDKIKMPKGYSYKLSGEKESEGDALGGNFISVIILSTFLFIAVLLLQFKTFKGIIIVLSIIPLGILGGVILLLIDGSPMSLVAIIGFIGLSGIQVKNSLLLVDFTNQLRLEGKSIDEAIAIAGETRFLPVVLTSITAICGLIPLALNSNPLIAPLAIVLIGGLISSTILSRIVTPVMYKLIPPSLDVNNENKN, encoded by the coding sequence ATGAAAATTACAAATTTTGCCGTTAAAAATTATCAGTTTACCCTGATTATGTTTCTTATGGTTTCCGTGGTTGGCCTCCTGACACTGTTCACAATGCCCCGTGCAGAAGATCCTGCAACGCATCCGCCACAATATCTGATCACGGTCATTTATCCGGGAACAAGCCCGAAAGATATGGAGGAACAGGTCGTAAAACCGATTGAAAATAAAATCTACGGACTCGAAAATATAGATAAAATCCTGACAACTGTTGAGGACGGAGTGGCCGCTTTTCAGGTTAAATTTAAATATGGTGTAGACGTAGACAACAAATATCAGGAAATCTCAACAGAAATAAACGCGCTGAAAAACAGTGAACTTCCGAAAGATATTTATCAGATCAAAACAGAGAAAATATCTTCTTCCGATGTGAAAATTCTTCAGGTAGCTTTGGTTTCAGAAAATGCTTCCGAGAAAAAACTGCAAGATGAGGCTGATAAGCTTAAAATGAAATTAGAGAAAATCACCAATCTCAAAAATGTAAAATATTCCGGCATTCCGGAACAGGAAATCCGGGTTGATCTGAAAATGGATAAATTGGCACAATTAAGAATTCCTCTCAACGTGGTGATGGGAAGTTTGCAGAGTGAAGCTGCCGATATTCCCGGTGGAAGCATTGATATGGATACCAAAGTTTTCAATGTAAAAACCAGCGGTAAATTCAAAAATGAAGATGACGTTGCCAACACTGTAATTTACAATGCGAACGGAAAAATAGTTTACCTGAAGGATATTGCTGAAGTTGGTTATAAATCTCAGGTTGTCGACCATATTACACGTATCAATGGTCATCGTTGTGTTCTTGTAACAGCAGGAATGAAAGATAATGTGAATATTACGGATGTTCAAAAAGAATATCTGCCTATCGTAGAAGAATTCTCAAAAGAATTGCCGGAAAATATTAAACTGGTGAAGAATTTTGACCAGGCAAATATGGTTTCTCAGCGTTTGGGACACTTGGGTTTTGATTTTGGATTGGCAATCTTGTTAGTCATTATCACATTATTGCCATTGGGTTCCCGTGCTTCTGTCATTGTGATGATTTCAATACCGTTGTCATTGGCTTTGGGATTGATTGCGATGAATGCGTTAGGATTTACATTAAACCAGTTAAGCATCGTAGGATTGGTTGTGGCATTGGGATTACTCGTGGATGACAGTATTGTAGTCGTAGAAAATATTGAACGTTGGCTTCGGGAAGGTCATTCCAAAAAAGAGGCAGTTCTGAAAGGTACACAGCAGATTGGGATGGCGGTTGTAGGCTGCACCGCAACGTTGATCATCGCATTTTTACCGCTTGCATTTCTTCCTGACGTCTCAGGAGAATTTATCAGAAGCCTGCCGATGGCTGTCATCACAAGTGTTTTGGCGTCTATGCTTGTGGCGCTTACATTGGTTCCTTTTTTAGGAAGCCGTTTTATGAAAACTCACGATCACGCGGGAGGAAATATCTTTCTTCAGTATCTGCAAAAGTTTCTGACCAACAGTTACAAGGGAATTATGCCGAAAGCTCTGAAGTATCCCAAAATAACGATCTCCATTTCAGTTGCTTTAAGTCTGTTGGCATTTGGATTATTCAGTTTTACCGGATTCAAATTATTTCCAACCTCGGAAAAGCCGATGTTTCTGATCAATATTAAAACACCGCTTCAATCCAATATTATGGAAAGCGACCGTGTTTCTAGAATCGTAGAATCGGAACTGAAAGAGCACAAAGAAATCAAATATTATACAGCTAATGTCGGAAAAGGAAATCCGCAAATCTATTACAATGTGCATCCCCAAGACAGAAAACCGGATTTTGCCCAGATATTCGTACAGTTGGATGACGAAGCAAAACCTTCAACCAAAACTGCCTTGATTGAAACCTTGCGCAAGAAATTTAGTACGATGCCGTATGCTAAAGTAGAAGTGAAAGATTTTGAACAGGGAACACCACTGGAAGCCAATATCGTTGTGCGTTTGTTCGGTGATGATCAGCAGGTTTTGCGTAAGCTTTCGTGTCAGGTAGAAAATATCTTAAGAAAACAGGAAGGAACGGTCTACATAAATAATGAACTGAATACGTATAAAACCGACGTTAAAATCAAGATTAACAAGGAAAAAGCAAGAACACTGGGTGTGTTGACAAGTGAAGTAGATAAAGTTATCCGACTTGCGGTTGCAGGATTGCCTGTAGGAGATTACATCGATGATCGTGGAGATTCCCGAAGTGTCACTTTGACTTTACCACGAGACAAATTCTCCAATCTGGACGCTCTTAAAAATCTGTACGTTAATAATTTGCAGGGAACTCCGATAGCTTTAAATCAGATTGCTACCGTTTCTTTTGAAACTTCTCCGACGGCGATTAACCATTTCAATAAATCGCGCTTTGCCAAAGTATCGGCAATGTCGGCAAAAGGCTATTACGCCAACGATCTACTGGTGGAAATCATTCCGCAACTGGATAAAATAAAGATGCCTAAAGGATATTCCTATAAACTTTCGGGAGAAAAAGAGTCGGAAGGTGATGCTTTGGGTGGCAACTTTATTTCTGTTATAATTCTTAGTACCTTTTTATTTATTGCGGTTTTACTGTTGCAGTTCAAAACATTTAAAGGGATCATCATTGTACTGTCAATCATTCCATTAGGGATTTTGGGTGGTGTTATTTTATTATTGATTGATGGAAGCCCAATGTCTTTAGTAGCCATTATCGGATTCATCGGACTTTCCGGGATTCAGGTTAAAAATTCCCTGCTTTTGGTAGATTTTACAAATCAGCTCAGACTGGAAGGAAAATCGATTGATGAGGCGATCGCCATTGCCGGTGAAACGCGTTTTCTCCCGGTGGTTTTGACCTCTATTACTGCAATTTGTGGGCTGATTCCATTGGCATTAAATTCAAATCCTTTGATTGCACCATTAGCAATTGTCCTCATTGGTGGATTGATCAGTTCAACAATTTTATCAAGAATTGTGACACCTGTGATGTATAAACTGATTCCGCCAAGCTTAGATGTTAATAACGAAAATAAAAATTAA
- a CDS encoding efflux RND transporter periplasmic adaptor subunit, whose translation MNKALSIALLTIFFMYSCKEKKDEVKPLDTSEVIPVKTATVGSLALAGNISASGLVTTENETTYSFKIGGVVSGVFVQEGQFFRKGQLLATLDETEIRAGLSQSDLNVQKNERDYKRASNLYKDSVYTLEQVQNTRTGLDIARKQKDAVAFNVRYAKIYATADGFVSQKVANKGEIVGPGSPVLFINETSHNNNYLLKVGLTDTEWASAKIGQKAVVTLDGYPDKKFDAFVFRKSQSSDLSLGSFQVELKLTMNDSKPAVGMFGKAEIKTDHSEDFLVIPYNSLIEADGNKAFVFVVENNKVRKRPITIEKFENDKVFIKDGLQKTDKIVISNSAYLNEQSAIKIIK comes from the coding sequence ATGAATAAAGCATTATCAATAGCACTGCTGACTATATTCTTTATGTATTCCTGTAAAGAAAAGAAAGACGAAGTAAAACCATTGGATACCTCAGAAGTAATTCCCGTAAAAACCGCTACTGTAGGATCTTTGGCCTTAGCTGGAAATATTTCTGCATCAGGTTTGGTGACTACAGAAAACGAAACGACCTATTCCTTCAAAATCGGAGGCGTGGTAAGTGGTGTTTTTGTGCAGGAAGGACAATTCTTCAGAAAAGGACAGCTGCTGGCAACACTTGACGAAACTGAGATCCGCGCCGGACTCAGTCAATCCGATCTGAATGTTCAGAAAAATGAACGCGATTATAAACGTGCGTCGAATCTATATAAAGACAGCGTTTATACTCTGGAGCAGGTTCAGAATACCAGAACAGGACTGGACATTGCCAGAAAACAAAAAGACGCCGTCGCTTTTAATGTGCGTTATGCGAAAATCTACGCCACAGCTGATGGTTTCGTGTCACAGAAGGTCGCCAACAAAGGTGAGATCGTAGGACCTGGTTCGCCGGTTCTTTTCATTAATGAAACTTCTCACAACAATAATTATCTGTTAAAAGTAGGTCTTACCGACACGGAATGGGCATCTGCAAAGATCGGGCAGAAAGCAGTTGTCACGCTGGATGGTTATCCTGATAAAAAATTTGATGCCTTCGTGTTCAGAAAATCACAGTCCTCAGATCTGTCACTCGGGTCTTTCCAGGTTGAACTTAAACTGACGATGAACGACAGCAAACCTGCGGTGGGAATGTTCGGGAAAGCAGAAATAAAGACAGATCATTCTGAAGATTTTTTAGTAATTCCCTATAATTCTCTGATTGAAGCTGATGGGAACAAAGCATTTGTATTTGTCGTTGAAAACAATAAGGTCAGAAAAAGACCAATAACGATTGAAAAATTTGAAAATGATAAAGTGTTCATAAAAGACGGACTTCAAAAAACCGATAAGATCGTGATCTCCAACAGCGCTTATCTGAACGAGCAGTCAGCCATTAAAATCATTAAATAA
- a CDS encoding TolC family protein, whose protein sequence is MKKLLSALLFSTVCFMYAQKNIDHYVAVALENNEVIKQKNFDINKSLYALKEAQSLFSPNVAFVANYTIADGGRTIDIPIGDMLNPVYSTLNQITNSNSFPQLQNQSVLINPNNFYDVKLHTTMPILNYEIIYNKKIKTQQTSLQKIELEIYQRELVKDVKTAYYKYLQSVEGIKIYENALAIVKENQRVNKSLFKNDKINRTAVLRSDNEVTRIQANLTTAINTSKSAQSYFNFLLNQKLDSEIEFDDNNDLPQELISENTANREELKQLEQAKEINENIYQLTRSNWFPKLSGFADLGFQDFDFTVNKQSRYYFAGLSLEWNIFSGNKNKYKLKQVEEDGKKINSQTENAKQQLLLQFQVAQNNLRSALEQYESDKSQRETAKKYNSDITKLYKEGLVIYIELLDAQNQVVNTQLNTNISLFNSWIAFAELERANASFNFNK, encoded by the coding sequence ATGAAAAAATTACTTTCCGCACTGCTGTTTTCCACAGTCTGCTTTATGTATGCCCAGAAAAATATCGACCATTATGTTGCGGTCGCCTTAGAAAATAACGAAGTTATCAAACAGAAGAACTTCGATATCAACAAAAGCCTTTATGCTTTGAAAGAAGCACAATCGCTTTTTTCTCCAAATGTGGCTTTTGTCGCCAATTATACGATTGCTGACGGTGGTAGAACAATTGATATTCCGATAGGCGATATGCTAAATCCTGTCTATTCTACGCTGAATCAGATCACCAACTCTAACTCCTTTCCGCAATTGCAGAATCAGTCGGTACTCATCAATCCGAACAATTTTTATGATGTAAAGCTGCATACAACAATGCCGATCCTGAATTACGAAATTATCTACAACAAAAAGATCAAGACACAGCAGACTTCTTTGCAGAAAATCGAGCTTGAGATCTATCAGAGAGAATTGGTCAAAGACGTAAAAACAGCGTATTATAAGTATCTGCAATCTGTTGAAGGAATTAAGATCTATGAAAATGCATTGGCCATTGTCAAAGAAAATCAAAGAGTGAATAAGTCGCTTTTTAAAAATGATAAGATCAACCGAACCGCTGTTTTGCGCAGTGATAATGAAGTCACAAGGATTCAGGCCAATCTTACAACAGCGATCAATACAAGCAAAAGTGCACAATCTTATTTTAATTTTCTTCTAAATCAAAAGCTGGATTCTGAGATTGAATTTGATGATAATAATGATTTACCTCAAGAACTGATTTCTGAAAATACGGCAAACAGAGAAGAATTAAAACAGCTTGAACAGGCGAAAGAAATCAACGAAAATATTTATCAGTTAACAAGATCAAACTGGTTTCCAAAACTGAGCGGATTTGCAGATCTTGGTTTTCAGGATTTTGATTTTACCGTTAATAAACAGTCGCGCTACTATTTTGCAGGACTCAGTCTTGAATGGAATATTTTCTCAGGCAACAAGAACAAATATAAACTGAAACAGGTAGAAGAGGACGGCAAAAAAATCAATTCCCAGACCGAGAATGCAAAACAGCAATTGCTCCTTCAGTTTCAGGTGGCTCAAAACAATCTGAGATCGGCTTTGGAACAATACGAATCTGATAAAAGCCAAAGGGAAACCGCCAAGAAGTATAACAGCGACATTACAAAATTGTATAAGGAAGGCCTTGTTATCTACATCGAATTGCTGGATGCCCAGAATCAGGTCGTTAATACGCAGCTCAATACCAACATCTCACTTTTCAATTCCTGGATTGCATTTGCGGAACTGGAGAGAGCGAATGCCAGTTTTAATTTCAACAAATAA
- a CDS encoding TetR/AcrR family transcriptional regulator, translating into MSISERKQKDKEALKLLILNGAKKLFIEKGIDQTTIRNIADEIDYSIGTVYVYFKDKNAILHDLHSIGFQELGGYFKELSEEQDPMKRLRKMGFVYMKFAMENTEMYDLMFNLRAPMEYLNSSADNLWPEGNVTFGYVKSTVEECMIKGHFKDHNSEALSFMIWSLVHGMCSLEIRQRTKGLKFSTPDTIMFEGYNEYLKIIEKL; encoded by the coding sequence ATGAGCATTAGTGAAAGAAAGCAAAAGGATAAAGAAGCATTAAAATTACTCATCCTTAATGGAGCTAAAAAGCTGTTTATAGAAAAAGGAATCGACCAAACCACGATCCGAAATATTGCTGATGAAATTGATTACAGCATCGGAACTGTCTACGTTTATTTTAAAGATAAAAATGCTATTCTGCACGATCTTCATTCCATTGGTTTTCAGGAATTAGGTGGTTATTTCAAAGAATTATCTGAGGAACAGGATCCTATGAAAAGATTGAGAAAAATGGGGTTTGTCTATATGAAATTTGCAATGGAAAATACCGAAATGTACGATCTCATGTTTAATCTACGTGCACCAATGGAATATCTCAACAGTTCTGCTGATAATCTTTGGCCTGAAGGTAATGTCACATTCGGTTACGTAAAAAGTACCGTTGAAGAATGTATGATAAAAGGTCATTTCAAAGATCACAATTCTGAAGCTTTGTCTTTTATGATCTGGAGTCTTGTACACGGAATGTGCAGTCTGGAAATCAGACAGAGAACGAAAGGATTAAAATTCAGTACACCAGATACAATAATGTTTGAAGGCTACAATGAATATTTAAAAATTATAGAAAAACTGTAA
- a CDS encoding RagB/SusD family nutrient uptake outer membrane protein, which translates to MTYKKNTSFLQLNSKTLTKVLLGGILTLGMVSCEKDLLLEPENNITQNSFYTTELQINQALSGVYSGMVNASSRGGFDVNFYLLASEVRSNNFNAISQNGNRDYYAINRFQDTSSTEEVEILWEDAYQLISYANNIMARIDAVPFNDPATKEQYRSETRFLRAYAYFELMRNFGKVPLIDHPVSPEEAASIQRTDLATLYNFITSEIEASVAGLKDIHDAANKGRITKSAAHALLGRIYLTGYGYPLNNGSYLTKAKDHLFQVIQGEGQYVTFSPNYADLFKSANDNKYHIFEIQHISGGLSQGSYLPSYVSPTFGVADPLYNAQGSLYSSAELGVSQSLINAYEPGDLRRALTVKTQFIAQNGQPDNANYFVKFREPGKVLTNRYDWPINFPIIRYADVLLMYAEVLNNEGNTTAAVPYLNRIRQRAGLAPLSTSLSASDFTIALRKERRVEFAGEGVYWHDLVRWNTAVTVINQAAADLNYNYTITTKDYLYQIPLSQVQVAGYEQNP; encoded by the coding sequence ATGACATACAAAAAAAATACATCCTTTTTACAATTAAACAGTAAGACTCTTACTAAGGTATTACTTGGAGGAATATTAACATTAGGAATGGTGAGCTGCGAAAAAGATTTGCTGCTGGAGCCGGAAAATAATATCACGCAAAACTCTTTTTACACCACAGAACTACAAATTAATCAAGCTTTATCAGGAGTTTATTCCGGAATGGTGAATGCCTCGTCGAGGGGAGGTTTTGATGTTAATTTTTATTTATTGGCATCAGAAGTGCGTTCCAACAATTTCAATGCGATTTCACAAAACGGGAACAGAGATTATTACGCAATCAACCGTTTTCAGGATACCTCTTCTACGGAAGAAGTAGAAATTCTGTGGGAAGATGCTTATCAGTTAATTTCCTACGCTAATAATATTATGGCAAGAATTGATGCTGTTCCTTTCAATGATCCTGCGACTAAGGAACAATACCGTTCTGAAACTCGTTTTTTAAGAGCGTATGCCTATTTCGAGCTGATGCGTAATTTTGGAAAAGTTCCTTTAATCGATCATCCGGTGAGTCCCGAAGAAGCTGCTTCTATACAGAGAACAGATTTAGCAACCCTTTATAATTTCATCACTTCAGAAATTGAGGCTTCTGTAGCAGGTTTAAAAGACATACATGATGCAGCTAATAAAGGCAGAATCACAAAATCGGCAGCCCATGCATTATTAGGCAGAATATATCTTACAGGATATGGCTATCCCCTTAATAACGGATCTTACTTAACAAAGGCTAAAGATCATTTATTTCAAGTGATTCAAGGAGAGGGTCAATATGTTACATTTTCACCCAATTATGCAGATTTGTTTAAAAGTGCCAATGATAACAAATACCATATTTTTGAAATCCAGCATATCAGCGGTGGTTTGTCACAAGGTTCCTATTTACCGAGTTATGTTTCTCCAACCTTTGGAGTTGCTGATCCTCTATACAATGCACAAGGCAGCTTGTACAGTTCTGCTGAACTGGGAGTTTCACAGTCATTGATTAATGCCTACGAACCTGGAGATTTAAGACGTGCGTTAACCGTTAAAACTCAGTTTATAGCACAAAACGGACAACCGGATAATGCCAATTATTTCGTGAAATTCCGTGAACCGGGGAAGGTTTTGACTAACCGTTATGACTGGCCGATTAATTTTCCGATTATACGATATGCAGATGTTCTTTTAATGTATGCGGAAGTTCTAAATAATGAAGGTAATACCACTGCTGCTGTTCCATATTTAAACAGAATTCGTCAAAGAGCGGGATTAGCGCCGCTTTCTACCTCTTTATCAGCAAGTGATTTTACCATAGCTCTCCGTAAAGAAAGAAGAGTGGAGTTTGCAGGTGAAGGTGTTTACTGGCACGATTTGGTACGTTGGAATACAGCAGTAACAGTCATTAATCAGGCTGCTGCAGATCTTAATTACAATTATACCATTACCACTAAAGATTATTTGTATCAAATTCCTTTATCTCAGGTTCAGGTAGCCGGATACGAGCAAAATCCTTAA